In Atribacterota bacterium, the following are encoded in one genomic region:
- a CDS encoding DUF488 family protein, translated as MPIKIKRVYEPAFPEDGYRILVDRLWPRGISKELAKIDRWFKEVAPSDELRKSFHSGELSWKNFKEKYLLELETNQEMLKNLVEYSRKEQLTLLYSSKNKEKNNALVLKQYLMKLESG; from the coding sequence ATGCCAATAAAGATAAAACGTGTTTATGAACCAGCTTTTCCCGAAGATGGGTATCGTATCCTGGTTGATAGGCTCTGGCCGCGGGGCATTTCTAAAGAACTGGCAAAAATTGACCGGTGGTTTAAAGAAGTTGCTCCATCGGATGAGTTGCGAAAATCTTTCCATTCTGGAGAATTAAGCTGGAAAAATTTTAAAGAAAAATATTTACTGGAGCTGGAGACAAATCAGGAAATGCTAAAAAATTTAGTTGAATATTCCCGGAAAGAGCAGCTGACACTGCTGTATAGTTCCAAGAATAAAGAAAAGAATAATGCTTTGGTTTTAAAACAATACTTAATGAAATTGGAATCTGGATAA
- a CDS encoding DUF1801 domain-containing protein: MKNSPDSPKDVDEYINDFSPKVQEILKQIRFTIKEAAPEAKETIKYQMPTFFLNENLVHFAGYKGHIGFYPTPSGIEKFANDLTSYKYTKGSVQFPIDKPIPLKLIKKIVEFRVKEVKEKESKKKI, translated from the coding sequence ATGAAAAATTCTCCGGATTCACCCAAAGATGTTGATGAATATATTAATGATTTTTCACCTAAAGTTCAAGAAATTCTAAAACAGATACGCTTTACAATAAAAGAAGCTGCGCCTGAAGCAAAGGAAACAATCAAATATCAGATGCCGACCTTTTTCCTCAATGAGAATCTGGTGCATTTTGCAGGTTACAAAGGGCATATTGGTTTTTACCCGACACCATCAGGAATTGAAAAATTTGCGAATGATCTGACTTCCTACAAATATACAAAGGGTTCGGTACAATTCCCTATTGATAAACCAATCCCTTTGAAATTAATTAAAAAAATTGTAGAATTTCGGGTAAAAGAAGTCAAAGAGAAAGAGTCTAAGAAAAAAATATAG